In one window of Prionailurus bengalensis isolate Pbe53 chromosome B3, Fcat_Pben_1.1_paternal_pri, whole genome shotgun sequence DNA:
- the MAP1A gene encoding microtubule-associated protein 1A isoform X1, whose protein sequence is METEAGPGRPSGVAMETSPGLGLRNPGAPLAQNPAEPLCEAGAAVAAARWDLRKHSLLIVIGDIGTESQLRAVRAHLEQGILSWNIDLSSFDLNQQLRLFITRHLAHFSSEVKGQRTLCHQSEILETVILVNPSADSISSEVHHLLSSQSAHKLLILSGQSLEPGGDLILQSGTYSYQNFAQVLHNPEIAQLLSNRDPGIQAFLTVSCLGEGDWSHLGLSSSQETLHLRLNPEPTLPTMDGVAEFSEYVSETVDVPSPFDLLEPPTSGGFLKLSKPCCYIFPGGRGDSALFAVNGFNILVDGGSDRKSCFWKLVRHLDRIDSVLLTHIGADNLPGINGLLQRKVAELEEEQSQGSSSYSDWVKNLISPELGVVFFNVPDKLRLPDASRKAKRSIEEACLTLQHLNRLGIQAEPLYRVVSNTIEPLTLFHKMGVGRLDMYVLNPVKDSKEMQFLMQKWAGNSKAKTGIVLANGKEAEISVPYLTSITALVVWLPANPTEKIVRVLFPGNAPQNKILEGLEKLRHLDFLRYPVATQKDLASGAVPANLKPSKIKQRADSKESLKATAKTAVSKLAKREEVAEEGAKEARSELAKELAKTEKKVKESSEKPPEKPTKPERVRTESSEALKAEKRKLIKDKVGKKHLKEKISKLEEKKDKEKKEIKKERKELKKDEGRKEEKKDAKKEEKRKDTKPEVKKISKPDLKPFTPEVRKTLYKAKAPSRAKVDKSRAARGEKELSSEPRTPPAQKGAVPPPTVSGHRELALSSPEDLTQDFEEMKREERGLLAEQRDLGLGEKPLPPDTAEEGPPSTTGQEIPPSVPRLEQEEPMMKEKEIVPDTPEEQGSKDRGPDSGAETEEEKDTWEEKKQKEAERLPDKIEAREESEPEVKEDVIEKAELEEMEEVHPSDEEEEEETKAEGFYQKHMQEALKATPRIREALGGREVGLQGKAPEKETSSFLSSLATPAGATEHVSYIQDETIPGYSETEQTISDEEIHDEPEERPAPPRFPTSTYDLPEPEGPGPFEASQPTDSVVPVTSSKGYGAAETELTYPPNMVAAPLAEEEHVSSATSITECDKLSSFATSVAEDQSVASLTAPQTEETGKSSLLLDTVTSIPSSRTEATQGLDYVPSAGTISPTSSLEEDKGFKSPPCEDFSVTGESEKKGEIVGRGLPGERAMEEEEEETTNVEISEKLPSQFGTPVFGVPGHTLHQGEPVLGEVEERCLSPDDSTVKMASPPPSGPPSATHTPFHQSPVEEKSEPQDFQEAGSWGGTRSTPGMGKEDAAEEIVKTGPEEVTLEEGKVPPPRSPHAQEAPVSIVGEHTGCTIQLLPEQDKAIVFETVEAGEPTGPILGTEALSRDLRTSLQESSETQKDGVLQFPDQSLSPEDAESVSVLSVVSPDTANQEAIPRSPCGLTEQHLHKDLWPEVSPEDTQSLSLSEESPSKETSLDISSKQLSPESLGTLQFGELSLGKEEKGLLIQAEDTSQHLVRTSIPEPCAATLSPPTDGTTGYSVLADITDKSPDGKLPTSSFSHSTLLGDEKHSPGVITSPGEHILTPDSSLTKSPESLPSPAMESIAMEWEGKVPELKDRTPEQRDKGPEPKDEVLQQDKILEQKDDIVEQKDTAIGQKDKALEEKTKAVEQQDKALEQKGRDLEQRDIALEQRDKALESKDKDLEQKDKVLEQEDKIPEEKGETLEQKVRDVEHKDRAPEDKVPELKGKALGQTDEVPEQEDKAHGQKDKALEQKDIEQKGKAQEQKEEALEKKDEALEQKYWALGQKDEALEQNNKATEQKDKALEEKDKTQEQESPVQEDKTMKPKEKILEEKSPEKVKAVQQEEEALPEKTKVLGLEESPVHEDKAPDQGEKYWKEQDVVQEWQETSPSRDEPVGEQKEPARTWEDTSPEQEDRYWRGREDVALEQDTYWRELSCERKVWFPHELDGQGARPRYTEERESTFLDEGPDDEQEVPPLEHTPQSPWASDFKGFQEPSPQKGLEVERWLAESPVGLPPEEEDKLTRSPFEIISPPASPPEVVGQRVPPAPGQESPIPEPEPMLPVRNEPTTPSWLADIPPWVPKDRPLPPAPLSPAPAPPTPAPEPHTPAPFSWGTTEYDSVVAAAQEAAAELEGGPYSPLGKDYRKAEGETEEEGGAGAPGSSPQSSKVPEASESHPTKEPEQIEPEQREPTPYPDERSFQYADIYEQMMLTGLGPACPTREPPLGAAGDWPPRISAKEEAAGRNPSAEKELSSPVSPKSLQSDTPTFSYAALAGPTLPPRQEPEPGPSMEPSLTPPAVPPRVPIPLSKGPSPSLNGNILSCSPDRRTPSPKESGQGHWDDSTSDSELEKGAREQPEKEAESPSPPHPIPAGPPTLWPESEAHTSPPSDSHLGPARPSLDFPASAFGFSSLQPAPPQLPSPAEPRSAPCGSLAFSGDRALALAPGPPTRARHDEYLEVTKAPSLDSSLPQLPSPSSPGAPLLSSLPRPASPALSEGSSSEATTPVISSVAERFPPGLEAAERGSGELVSGMEPAAQSLWDLTPLSPAPPASLDLVPAPAPSLPGDMDDSTLPCRLECTGAATKKPSPFQSPSGDCATNGPTETSPNPPGPALAKAEKEAAETCPAWERGAWPEGAERSSRPDTLLSPEQPLCPGGSSGGQPRSVSPEVEAGPQGCAAELRPHRGELSPSFLNPPLPQSTDEGDLSTEDARLVGRGGRRRAGGPGATGGPCPVADETPPTSASDSGSSQSDSDVPPETEECPSITAEAALDSDEDGDFLPVDKAGGVSGTHHPRPGHDPPPIPQPDPRPSPPRPDVCMADPEGLSSESGRVEKLREKEKAQGRVGRRAPGRGKPASPARRLDLRGKRSPTPGKGPADRASRVPPRPRSTPSQVTPAEEKDGHSPMSKGLVNGLKAGSSALGSKGSSGSPVYVDLAYIPNHCSGKTADLDFFRRVRASYYVVSGNDPVNGEPSRAVLDALLEGKAQWGENLQVTLIPTHDTEVTREWYQQTHEQQQQLNVLVLASSSTVVMQDESFPACKIEF, encoded by the exons GCCAGAGGACCCTCTGCCACCAGAGTGAGATCCTTGAGACTGTCATCCTGGTAAACCCCAGTGCCGACAGCATCAGCTCTGAG GTTCACCATCTCCTTAGCAGTCAATCAGCTCACAAACTACTGATCTTGAGTGGGCAAAGTTTAGAGCCCGGGGGAGACCTTATCCTACAGAGTGGCACCTATTCTTATCAGAACTTTGCCCAGGTCCTTCACAATCCAGAG ATTGCCCAATTGCTCAGCAATAGAGACCCTGGAATCCAGGCCTTCCTCACCGTTTCCTGCTTAGGGGAGGGAGACTGGAGCCACCTGGGACTATCCAGTTCCCAAGAGACCCTGCACCTCCGACTAAACCCTGAGCCCACACTGCCCACCATGGATGGTGTGGCTGAATTCTCCGAGTACGTCTCTGAGACTGTGGATGTGCCATCTCCCTTTGACCTGCTAGAGCCCCCCACCTCAGGGGGCTTCCTGAAACTCTCTAAGCCTTGCTGCTATATCTTCCCGGGTGGCCGTGGAGACTCTGCCCTCTTTGCCGTTAATGGTTTCAACATCTTGGTGGATGGTGGCTCTGATCGCAAGTCCTGCTTCTGGAAGCTGGTGCGGCACCTGGACCGCATTGACTCAGTGCTGCTCACACACATTGGGGCAGATAACCTGCCAGGCATCAATGGACTCCTGCAGCGCAAAGTGGCAGAACTGGAGGAGGAGCAGTCCCAGGGTTCCAGCAGCTACAGTGACTGGGTGAAGAACCTCATCTCCCCTGAGCTTGGAGTTGTCTTCTTCAATGTGCCTGATAAGCTGCGGCTGCCTGATGCCTCCCGGAAAGCCAAGCGCAGCATTGAGGAGGCCTGCCTCACTCTGCAACACCTAAACCGCCTGGGCATCCAGGCCGAACCTCTGTACCGTGTGGTCAGCAACACCATTGAGCCACTGACCCTCTTCCACAAGATGGGTGTAGGACGGCTGGACATGTATGTCCTCAACCCTGTCAAGGACAGCAAAGAGATGCAGTTCCTCATGCAAAAGTGGGCAGGCAATAGTAAAGCTAAGACAGGCATTGTGTTGGCTAATGGGAAGGAGGCTGAGATCTCAGTGCCCTACCTGACTTCTATCACGGCTCTGGTTGTCTGGCTACCAGCCAATCCCACTGAGAAGATTGTACGTGTGCTTTTTCCAGGGAACGCACCCCAGAACAAGATCCTGGAGGGCCTGGAAAAGCTTCGGCACCTGGACTTCCTGCGGTACCCTGTGGCTACACAGAAAGACTTGGCCTCTGGGGCTGTGCCTGCCAACCTCAAACCCAGCAAAATCAAACAGCGGGCTGACAGCAAGGAGAGCCTCAAGGCCACTGCCAAGACAGCTGTAAGCAAGCTGGCCAAACGGGAGGAGGTGGCTGAAGAGGGAGCCAAGGAGGCCCGCTCAGAACTAGCCAAGGAGTTAgccaagacagagaaaaaagtaaaagagtcATCTGAGAAGCCCCCAGAGAAGCCTACCAAGCCTGAAAGGGTGAGGACAGAGTCGAGTGAGGCACTGAAGGCAGAGAAGCGAAAGCTGATAAAAGACAAGGTAGGGAAGAAGCACCTAAAAGAAAAGATCTCAAagctggaagagaaaaaagacaaagagaaaaaagagatcaagaaggagaggaaggagctcaagaaggatgaaggaaggaaggaggagaagaaggatgccaagaaagaggagaagaggaaagatacCAAACCTGAGGTCAAGAAAATTTCCAAGCCAGACCTGAAGCCCTTTACCCCTGAGGTACGTAAGACCCTCTACAAAGCCAAGGCCCCTAGCAGGGCCAAAGTGGACAAGAGTCGGGCTGCCCGTGGGGAGAAGGAGCTGTCCTCTGAGCCCCGGACACCCCCAGCCCAGAAGGGGGCTGTACCACCTCCAACAGTCAGTGGGCACAGGGAGCTGGCTCTATCTTCACCAGAGGATCTCACACAGGACTTTGAGGAGATGAAGCGTGAGGAGAGAGGGTTGCTGGCTGAACAAAGGGACCTAGGACTAGGAGAGAAACCACTCCCTCCAGACACTGCAGAGGAGGGACCCCCAAGCACGACCGGCCAGGAGATACCACCCTCTGTTCCACGGCTGGAACAAGAAGAGCCTatgatgaaggagaaagagattgTCCCAGACACCCCTGAAGAACAAGGTAGCAAGGATAGAGGCCCAGACTCTGGGGctgaaacagaggaagagaaagatacctgggaggaaaagaagcagaaggaagcagagaggctCCCTGATAAAATAGAAGCCAGAGAGGAAAGTGAACCTGAGGTAAAGGAGGATGTGATAGAGAAGGCTGAGTTAGAAGAAATGGAGGAGGTGCACCCTtcagatgaggaggaagaggaagagacaaaggcTGAAGGTTTTTACCAAAAGCATATGCAGGAAGCCTTGAAGGCAACTCCAAGGATCAGGGAGGCCCTCGGGGGCCGGGAAGTAGGACTCCAGGGCAAAGCTCCTGAGAAGGAAACCTCATCATTCCTAAGCAGCCTGGCCACACCTGCAGGAGCCACTGAGCATGTCTCTTACATCCAGGATGAGACAATTCCTGGCTACTCAGAGACAGAGCAAACCATCTCAGATGAAGAGATTCATGATGAGCCGGAGGAACGTCCAGCTCCACCTAGATTTCCTACAAGTACTTATGACCTCCCTGAGCCTGAGGGTCCTGGCCCCTTTGAGGCTAGCCAGCCTACAGACAGTGTTGTTCCTGTCACCTCCAGCAAAGGCTATGGAGCAGCAGAGACTGAACTCACCTACCCCCCCAACATGGTGGCCGCCCCTCTGGCTGAAGAGGAACATGTGTCCTCGGCCACTTCAATCACTGAATGCGACAAGCTTTCTTCCTTTGCCACATCCGTGGCTGAGGACCAATCTGTGGCTTCACTCACAGCTCCCCAGACAGAAGAGACAGGCAAGAGCTCCCTGCTGCTTGACACAGTTACAAGCATCCCCTCATCCCGCACTGAAGCCACTCAGGGCTTGGACTATGTGCCATCAGCTGGTACCATCTCACCTACCTCTTCACTGGAAGAAGACAAGGGCTTCAAATCACCACCCTGTGAGGATTTCTCTGTGACTGGTGagtcagagaagaaaggagagattgTAGGGAGAGGCTTGCCTGGAGAGAGAGCcatggaagaggaagaggaggagaccaCAAATGTAGAGATATCTGAGAAACTTCCCAGTCAGTTTGGAACCCCGGTGTTTGGTGTCCCTGGGCATACCCTACATCAAGGGGAACCAGTCCTTGGAGAAGTGGAGGAGCGCTGCCTTAGCCCAGATGACAGCACAGTGAAGATGGCCTCTCCTCCACCATCTGGCCCACCCAGTGCCACCCACACACCCTTTCATCAGTCCCCAGTGGAAGAAAAGTCTGAGCCCCAAGACTTtcaggaagcaggctcctgggGAGGAACTAGGAGTACACCAGGTATGGGCAAGGAAGATGCTGCAGAGGAGATAGTTAAGACAGGGCCTGAAGAGGTCACATTGGAGGAGGGAAAGGTGCCtcctcccaggagcccccatgCCCAGGAAGCACCTGTCAGCATCGTTGGAGAACATACAGGCTGCACTATCCAGCTGTTGCCAGAACAGGACAAAGCAATAGTCTTTGAGACTGTGGAGGCAGGAGAGCCCACAGGCCCAATTCTGGGAACAGAAGCTCTTTCCAGAGATTTGAGAACGTCACTCCAAGAATCTAGTGAAACTCAGAAAGATGGGGTGCTCCAGTTTCCTGACCAAAGCCTCTCCCCTGAAGATGCAGAGTCCGTATCTGTACTCAGTGTGGTCTCACCAGACACAGCCAACCAAGAAGCCATCCCCAGGTCTCCCTGTGGCCTGACAGAGCAGCACCTACACAAAGACCTTTGGCCAGAGGTATCTCCAGAAGACACCCAGTCACTTTCTCTCTCGGAAGAGAGTCCCAGCAAGGAGACCTCTCTGGATATCTCTTCTAAGCAGCTCTCTCCAGAAAGCCTTGGCACCCTCCAGTTTGGGGAACTAAgtcttggaaaggaagaaaaggggctTCTGATACAGGCTGAGGACACCTCTCAGCACCTGGTGCGTACATCTATTCCAGAACCCTGTGCAGCCACACTGTCACCTCCCACAGATGGGACCACTGGTTACTCTGTACTGGCAGACATCACAGATAAGAGCCCTGATGGAAAGTTACCTACCAGCTCCTTCTCTCACTCTACATTGTTGGGAGATGAGAAGCACTCACCTGGTGTGATCACAAGCCCTGGTGAACACATTCTGACACCTGACAGCTCCCTCACCAAGAGTCCTGAGTCTTTGCCAAGCCCTGCCATGGAGAGCATTGCCATGGAGTGGGAAGGTAAAGTTCCAGAGTTGAAAGACAGAACCCCAGAGCAGAGGGACAAGGGACCTGAACCAAAAGATGAAGTCTTACAGCAGGACAAAATTCTGGAGCAGAAGGATGACATTGTAGAGCAAAAGGATACAGCCATTGGCCAGAAAGATAAGGCTCTGGAAGAGAAGACTAAGGCTGTAGAGCAGCAGGATAAAGCtttagaacaaaaaggcagagacttagaACAAAGGGACATAGCCCTGGAACAAAGGGACAAGGCCCTggaatcaaaagacaaagacttAGAACAAAAAGACAAGGTTCTGGAACAGGAGGACAAGATCCCAGAAGAAAAAGGTGAAACCTTAGAACAAAAAGTCAGAGACGTTGAGCATAAAGACAGGGCTCCAGAGGACAAGGTCCCTGAACTGAAGGGCAAGGCCTTAGGACAGACAGACGAAGTCCCTGAGCAGGAGGACAAGGCCCATGGACAGAAGGATAAGGCCTTAGAACAAAAAGacatagaacaaaaaggcaaggCCCAAGAACAGAAGGAGGAGGCCTTGGAAAAGAAGGACGAGGCCTTAGAACAAAAATACTGGGCCTTAGGACAGAAGGATGAAGCCCTGGAACAAAACAATAAGGCCACTGAACAGAAAGATAAGGCTCTGGAAGAGAAGGACAAAACTCAGGAGCaggagagcccagtgcaggaggATAAAACCATGAAACCAAAGGAGAAGATCCTAGAGGAAAAATCTCCAGAAAAAGTTAAGGCTGTGCAACAGGAAGAAGAAGCTCTGCCGGAGAAGACCAAAGTTCTGGGGCTGGAAGAGAGCCCAGTGCATGAGGACAAGGCCCCGGATCAGGGAGAGAAGTACTGGAAGGAGCAGGATGTGGTACAGGAGTGGCAAGAAACATCTCCATCCAGAGATGAGCCAGTTGGAGAACAGAAAGAGCCTGCCCGGACATGGGAGGACACATCTCCTGAGCAGGAGGACAGgtactggaggggcagagaggatgtGGCCCTGGAGCAGGACACATACTGGAGGGAGCTGAGCTGTGAGCGTAAGGTCTGGTTCCCTCATGAGCTGGATGGCCAGGGGGCCCGGCCACGGTACACAGAAGAGCGGGAGAGCACTTTCCTTGATGAGGGGCCAGATGATGAACAAGAAGTGCCCCCACTGGAGCACACGCCTCAGAGCCCCTGGGCCTCAGACTTCAAGGGTTTTCAGGAGCCCTCACCACAGAAGGGACTGGAGGTGGAGCGCTGGCTTGCTGAGTCACCAGTTGGGCTTCCTCCAGAGGAAGAAGACAAGCTGACCCGTTCCCCTTTTGAAATCAtctctcctccagcctccccacctGAGGTGGTTGGACAGAGGGTTCCTCCAGCTCCTGGACAAGAAAGCCCTATCCCAGAGCCTGAGCCCATGCTACCCGTGAGGAACGAACCCACCACCCCCTCATGGCTGGCTGACATCCCACCATGGGTGCCCAAGGACagacccctgccccctgcacccctctccccagctccagcTCCCCCCACGCCTGCCCCAGAACCACACACTCCTGCACCCTTCTCCTGGGGCACCACTGAGTATGACAGTGTGGTGGCTGCAGCCCAGGAGGCAGCAGCTGAGTTGGAAGGTGGGCCATACTCTCCCTTGGGGAAGGACTATCGCAAGGCTGAAGGGGAGACAGAAGAagaaggtggggctggggctcctggCAGCAGCCCTCAAAGCTCAAAGGTTCCAGAGGCCAGTGAAAGCCATCCCACCAAGGAGCCCGAACAGATAGAACCTGAGCAGAGAGAGCCCACACCCTATCCTGATGAGAGAAGTTTCCAGTACGCAGACATCTATGAGCAGATGATGCTTACTGGGCTTGGCCCTGCATGCCCCACTAGAGAGCCTCCGCTTGGGGCAGCTGGGGACTGGCCCCCACGCATCTCAGCCAAGGAGGAGGCTGCTGGCCGAAACCCATCTGCAGAGAAGGAGCTTTCATCTCCTGTCTCACCCAAGAGCCTCCAATCTGACACTCCAACCTTTAGCTATGCAGCCCTGGCGGGACCCACTTTACCCCCTAGGCAAGAGCCTGAGCCGGGTCCGAGTATGGAGCCCAGCCTCACGCCACCTGCAGTGCCCCCCCGTGTTCCTATCCCCCTGAGCAAAGGCCCAAGCCCCTCTCTTAATGGTAATATCCTGAGCTGTAGCCCAGATAGGAGAACCCCATCACCCAAGGAATCAGGCCAGGGTCACTGGGATGACAGCACTAGTGACTCAGAGCTGGAGAAGGGAGCACGGGAACAGCCAGAGAAAGAGGCTGAGTCCCCGAGTCCCCCTCACCCCATCCCTGCAGGGCCCCCTACATTGTGGCCTGAAAGTGAGGCACATACCAGCCCTCCCTCGGACTCACACCTGGGCCCTGCCCGACCCAGCCTGGACTTCCCTGCTTCAGCCTTTGGCTTCTCCTCATTGCAGCCAGCTCCCCCACAGCTGCCCTCTCCTGCTGAACCCCGCTCAGCACCCTGTGGCTCCCTTGCCTTCTCTGGGGACCgagctctggctctggctccgGGTCCCCCCACCAGAGCCCGGCATGATGAGTACCTCGAAGTGACCAAGGCCCCCAGCCTGGACTCCTCACTGCCCCAGCTCCCATCACCCAGCTCTCCTGgggctcctctcctctccagtcTGCCAAGACCTGCTTCACCAGCCCTGTCTGAAGGCTCCTCCTCTGAGGCCACCACACCTGTGATTTCAAGTGTGGCTGAGCGCTTCCCTCCTGGCCTGGAGGCTGCAGAACGGGGGTCTGGAGAGCTGGTCTCAGGAATGGAACCAGCTGCCCAAAGTCTCTGGGACCTCACTCCTCTGAGCCCAGCACCCCCAGCTTCACTGGACTTGGTCCCAGCTCCAGCTCCAAGCTTACCTGGAGACATGGATGACAGCACTCTGCCCTGCCGCCTGGAATGCACAGGAGCTGCCACCAAGAAGCCAAGCCCATTCCAGAGTCCCTCTGGGGATTGTGCCACCAATGGCCCAACTGAAACCAGCCCCAaccccccaggccctgccctggccaAGGCTGAGAAAGAAGCAGCTGAGACTTGCCCTGCCTGGGAACGTGGGGCCTGGCCTGAGGGAGCCGAGAGGAGTTCCCGACCTGACACACTTCTTTCCCCTGAGCAGCCACTGTGCCCTGGAGGGTCTTCTGGAGGCCAACCCAGAAGTGTCTCCCCTGAGGTTGAGGCTGGGCCCCAGGGATGTGCTGCTGAGCTCCGGCCCCACCGAGGGGAACTCTCCCCATCTTTTCTGAACCCACCTCTGCCCCAATCCACAGATGAAGGTGACCTCTCAACTGAAGATGCTCGGCTagtagggaggggagggcggcGCCGGGCAGGGGGCCCAGGGGCCACAGGGGGCCCATGCCCTGTGGCTGATGAGACACCCCCAACATCAGCCAGTGACTCAGGCTCCTCACAATCAGATTCTGATGTTCCACCAGAAACTGAGGAGTGTCCATCCATCACAGCTGAGGCAGCTCTTGACTCAGATGAAGATGGGGACTTCCTGCCTGTGGACAAAGCTGGAGGGGTTAGTGGGACTCACCATCCCAGGCCTGGCCATGACCCACCCCCTATCCCTCAGCCAGACCCCCGCCCATCCCCTCCTCGCCCTGATGTGTGCATGGCTGACCCTGAGGGGCTCAGCTCAGAATCTGGAAGGGTAGAAAAACTACGTGAGAAGGAGAAAGCACAGGGGAGAGTAGGGCGCAGGGCCCCAGGCAGGGGCAAGCCAGCATCTCCTGCCCGGCGTCTGGATCTTCGGGGAAAACGCTCACCCACCCCTGGTAAAGGGCCTGCAGATCGAGCATCCCGGGTCCCACCCCGACCACGCAGCACTCCAAGCCAAGTCACCCCAGCAGAGGAAAAGGATGGACACAGCCCCATGTCCAAAGGCCTAGTCAATGGACTCAAGGCAGGATCAT CGGCCTTGGGTTCCAAGGGCAGCTCTGGCTCCCCTGTATACGTGGATCTCGCCTATATCCCGAATCATTGCAGTGGCAAGACTGCTGACCTTGACTTCTTCCGTCGAGTGCGTGCATCCTACTATGTGGTCAGTGGGAATGACCCTGTCAATGGCGAGCCGAGCCGGGCTGTGCTGGATGCCCTGCTGGAGGGCAAGGCCCAATGGGGGGAGAATCTTCAG GTGACTCTAATCCCTACCCATGACACGGAGGTGACTCGTGAATGGTACCAGCAGACTCATGAGCAGCAGCAACAACTGAATGTTCTGGTCCTGGCTAGCAGCAGCACCGTGGTCATGCAAGATGAGTCCTTTCCAGCCTGCAAGATTGAGTTCTGA